A single genomic interval of Suncus etruscus isolate mSunEtr1 chromosome 10, mSunEtr1.pri.cur, whole genome shotgun sequence harbors:
- the LOC126020416 gene encoding ubiquitin-like domain-containing CTD phosphatase 1 yields the protein MALPIIVKWGGQEYSVTTLSEDDTVLDLKQFLKTLTGVLPERQKLLGLKVKGKPAENDVKLGALKLKPNTKIMMMGTREESLEDVLGPPPDNDDVVNDFDIEDEIVEVENREENLLKISRRVKEYKVEILNPPREGKKLLVLDVDYTLFDHRSCAETGVELMRPYLHEFLTSAYEDYDIVIWSATNMKWIEAKMKELGVSTNVNYKITFMLDSAAMITVHTPRRGLIDVKPLGVIWGKFSEFYSKKNTIMFDDIGRNFLMNPQNGLKIRPFMKAHLNRDKDKELLKLTQYLKEIAKLDNFLDLNHKYWERYLSKKQGQ from the coding sequence ATGGCTCTCCCTATCATTGTGAAATGGGGTGGGCAGGAATATTCTGTGACCACGCTTTCCGAAGACGACACTGTGCTGGATCTCAAACAGTTTCTCAAAACTCTGACTGGAGTGCTTCCAGAGCGTCAGAAGTTACTTGGACTCAAAGTTAAAGGCAAACCTGCAGAAAATGATGTTAAGCTTGGAGCTCTCAAACTGAAACCAAATACTAAAATCATGATGATGGGAACTCGTGAGGAGAGCTTGGAAGACGTCTTAGGTCCCCCCCCTGATAATGATGATGTTGTCAATGACTTTGATATTGAAGATGAAATAGTTGAAGTAGAAAATAGGGAAGAAAACCTGTTGAAAATTTCTCGCAGAGTGAAAGAGTACAAAGTGGAAATTTTGAACCCTCCTAGGGAAGGGAAAAAACTGTTGGTACTAGATGTTGACTATACCTTGTTTGATCACAGGTCTTGTGCTGAGACTGGTGTAGAGTTGATGCGGCCTTATCTTCATGAATTCCTAACATCTGCATATGAGGATTATGACATTGTTATTTGGTCTGCAACAAATATGAAGTGGATTGAAGCTAAAATGAAAGAGCTGGGAGTGAGCACGAATGTAAATTATAAGATTACCTTCATGTTGGACAGTGCTGCTATGATAACAGTTCATACTCCACGGAGAGGACTAATAGATGTAAAGCCTCTTGGTGTTATATGGGGAAAGTTTTCGGAGTTTTACAGCAAAAAGAACACCATTATGTTTGATGACATAGGCAGAAATTTTCTAATGAACCCCCAGAATGGACTCAAGATAAGGCCTTTCATGAAAGCACACCTGAATCGAGATAAAGACAAAGAGCTCCTAAAACTCACTCAGTACCTCAAGGAAATAGCCAAATTAGATAACTTTTTGGACCTAAATCACAAATATTGGGAGAGGTATCTCTCAAAGAAGCAGGGGCAGTAG